Proteins from one Anopheles nili chromosome 2, idAnoNiliSN_F5_01, whole genome shotgun sequence genomic window:
- the LOC128731305 gene encoding insulin-like growth factor-binding protein complex acid labile subunit produces the protein MLAARLEGVIFVCWVVLVGVGYPPGSVLGRAVPHHRRRGDGVGTLHNATLDNRTLSTVSQLGTSGEMLLEGCHIDHFGPALFSMLQQTDCLTLRGGLIPSVTFQSQLLDTLVIDATGLRTFEVDPFETPYAKLRILQITRNALEHLTPRLALLVGLRRLDLSQNRLTIVDLDVMRPLERLRDLDLSVNRIVRFDASPTPELRLAGLRNLWVSYNRLHTFEEFPGAFPALDTVRLIGNAWHCRWVDRARADIMRHGITAFGADYDCPGERQGGLCCFDDAPLGEQDLPQSTELPGAGWAAGEKQSNGDLTLGASNRSGAVIGVRYRDVEIFL, from the exons ATGCTTGCGGCACGCCTCGAGGGCGTGATATTCGT GTGCTGGGTCGTTCTGGTGGGTGTGGGATATCCTCCCGGATCGGTGCTAGGTCGAGCCGTacctcatcatcgtcgtcgtggtgaTGGCGTTGGAACGCTTCATAATGCAACTCTCGACAATCGGACACTTTCCACCGTGAGTCAGCTGGGAACTAGCGGTGAGATGCTGCTGGAAGGCTGCCACATCGATCACTTTGGGCCGGCTTTGTTCAGTATGCTGCAGCAGACGGACTGTCTAACGCTTCGCGGTGGACTCATCCCAAGTGTAACGTTTCAATCACAGCTCCTCGATACGCTCGTGATTGACGCCACCGGATTGCGTACGTTCGAGGTGGATCCCTTCGAGACGCCATACGCCAAACTGCGCATTCTGCAGATCACCCGGAACGCGCTGGAACACCTCACACCGAGACTGGCGCTTCTCGTGGGTTTACGACGACTCGATCTATCCCAGAACCGGCTGACCATCGTCGATCTGGACGTGATGCGGCCACTGGAACGGTTGCGTGATCTCGACCTGTCCGTTAATCGAATCGTTCGGTTCGACGCCTCTCCGACACCCGAGCTACGGCTGGCGGGCCTCCGCAACCTGTGGGTCAGCTACAATCGATTGCACACGTTCGAGGAATTCCCGGGTGCGTTCCCGGCACTGGACACGGTGCGTTTGATAGGGAACGCGTGGCATTGTCGGTGGGTGGATCGGGCACGGGCAGACATCATGCGTCACGGTATCACGGCGTTTGGGGCTGATTACGATTGTCCGGGCGAGCGTCAGGGTGGACTTTGCTGCTTCGATGACGCACCGCTAGGTGAGCAGGATTTGCCGCAATCCACGGAACTGCCCGGTGCTGGGTGGGCTGCTGGAGAAAAGCAATCGAACGGAGATCTCACGCTGGGAGCGTCGAATCGGAGCGGTGCAGTGATAGGGGTGCGTTATCGTGATGTGGAAATATTCCTGTGA
- the LOC128731315 gene encoding uncharacterized protein LOC128731315 yields MNYLLHRHRSPGAVVPIPPDLEPLMEEMAREVLRAQPPNVIDFLADYLEGRLARRENRRLAEKVVDNVLDYSFDIVAMLESVGIDSNRAEQAVKRIREEFHRHFETKPDDDRIRDEFRERTVLERLVNECHFTEKEARKASRIIERAYRTYYFRNAYKGEHAPAKDSDWRQAAKHTLSLYAQTGPTKHEMEAAARRIQVAYRAYYKRKRQELDRQATIIQRAVRNHQNRQQTAAQLEAVPSEVIRHEILENPAVEEFSPSQEILALVDAAIGFVTVPVVDDRSQDTSPQDLDQAASLIQSVFRGHQVRKQITGGSPHAMDTVVREMDEDQAATVLQSATRGHLARKRVQQELHQHQMATVLQSHARGFLVRKQLQRNAPGDSDDGAPSVNP; encoded by the exons ATGAACTACCTTCTGCACCGTCACCGAAGTCCTGGCGCGGTCGTACCGATCCCACCCGATCTCGAACCGCTAATGGAGGAAATGGCTCGCGAGGTGTTGCGCGCTCAGCCACCCAACGTGATCGACTTTCTGGCGGACTACCTCGAGGGCCGGTTGGCCCGTCGGGAAAATCGCCGGCTAGCCGAGAAGGTGGTCGATAACGTGCTGGACTATAGCTTCGATATCGTGGCCATGCTGGAATCGGTCGGTATCGATTCGAACCGTGCGGAACAAGCCGTCAAGCGCATCCGCGAGGAGTTTCACCGGCACTTCGAGACGAAACCGGATGACGATCGGATACGGGACGAGTTTCGTGAGCGGACCGTGCTGGAGCGGCTCGTAAACGAGTGTCACTTTACCGAGAAGGAAGCTCGCAAAGCGTCTCGCATTATAGAGCGCGCTTACAGGACGTACTACTTCCGGAATGCGTACAAAGGCGAACACGCGCCTGCTAAGGACAGCGATTGGCGCCAGGCGGCGAAACACACGCTAAGTTTGTACGCTCAAACTGGCCCAACGAAGCATGAGATGGAAGCGGCTGCTCGAAGGATACAGGTGGCGTACCGGGCGTACTACAAGCGCAAGCGTCAGGAACTCGATCGGCAGGCAACGATCATTCAACGGGCGGTTCGTAATCACCAGAATCGCCAACAGACGGCCGCCCAACTCGAAGCCGTACCGTCGGAAGTTATCCGTCATGAAATTCTGGAGAATCCCGCGGTTGAGGAGTTCTCACCGTCGCAAGAAATTCTCGCTCTTGTCGATGCTGCGATCGGGTTTGTAACCGTACCGGTGGTTGACGATCGGTCACAGGATACGTCACCGCAGGATCTGGATCAAGCTGCGTCGCTGATTCAATCGGTGTTCCGAGGACATCAGGTTCGCAAACAGATCACTGGCGGGTCTCCACATGCGATGGACACTGTCGTGCGAGAAATGGATGAAGATCAAGCAGCTACGGTGCTCCAATCGGCAACCCGTGGCCATCTCGCTCGAAAGCGCGTCCAGCAGGagctgcaccagcaccagaTGGCGACGGTTCTGCAG TCCCACGCGCGCGGTTTTCTGGTCCGCAAGCAACTTCAGCGGAACGCTCCCGGTGACAGCGACGATGGCGCGCCATCCGTGAACCCGTGA